One Corynebacterium efficiens YS-314 DNA segment encodes these proteins:
- a CDS encoding sugar ABC transporter substrate-binding protein — translation MSGLRISRRRFLGAAGLLVAGGALAACGSGGGQAAGSGALLGGPRPLTIWASQYEVPGLEKVAERFQEDTGVSIRVIQRNYNGQMLSDFLTQVPTGEGPDIIVAPHDVLGQVVNNGAVSPVDLIDPEDNFVDIALQAVTYDGRYYGVPFIIENVALLRNNAMTDHTPETFDDLLAEGHRLMDEGVAKYPFTTSQSEASGDPYHLYPIQSSFGAEVFERDADGAYTAELGMGGDEGRAFANYLAEMGANRDLIVTMTPDISKQAFIDGESPYFIAGPWNLPDIQAADMDIEVLSVPSAGGQPAIPFVGVSSFMINANSSSPLAARDLALNYLSQPEVQLELFSNNQRPPANKEALDNMGDPVLAEYARIAQEDGAPMPSIPQMGAVWNFWGTTQNGIVTGARDPEQLWDNMITNIERAIES, via the coding sequence GTGAGTGGCCTGAGAATCTCGCGCCGCCGGTTCCTCGGCGCGGCCGGACTGCTCGTCGCGGGTGGAGCACTCGCTGCCTGCGGCAGCGGTGGCGGTCAGGCCGCCGGCTCCGGTGCCCTCCTCGGCGGTCCCCGCCCCCTGACCATCTGGGCCTCCCAGTACGAGGTCCCCGGACTGGAGAAGGTCGCCGAGCGTTTCCAGGAGGACACGGGTGTGAGCATCCGCGTCATCCAGCGCAACTACAACGGCCAGATGCTCTCCGACTTCCTCACCCAGGTCCCCACCGGGGAGGGCCCCGACATCATCGTGGCCCCGCACGACGTGCTCGGCCAGGTGGTCAACAACGGTGCCGTCTCCCCCGTCGACCTCATCGACCCGGAGGACAACTTCGTCGACATCGCCCTGCAGGCCGTCACCTACGACGGCCGCTACTACGGCGTGCCCTTCATCATCGAGAATGTCGCCCTCCTCCGGAACAACGCGATGACCGATCACACCCCGGAGACCTTCGACGATCTCCTCGCCGAGGGCCACCGGCTCATGGACGAGGGCGTCGCGAAGTATCCCTTCACCACCAGCCAGTCCGAGGCCTCCGGCGATCCGTACCACCTCTACCCCATCCAGTCCTCCTTCGGCGCCGAGGTCTTCGAGCGCGACGCCGACGGCGCCTACACCGCCGAGCTGGGCATGGGCGGCGACGAGGGCCGCGCCTTCGCCAACTACCTCGCCGAGATGGGTGCCAACCGCGACCTCATCGTCACGATGACCCCGGACATCTCCAAGCAGGCCTTCATCGACGGCGAGTCCCCCTACTTCATCGCCGGCCCCTGGAACCTGCCGGACATCCAGGCCGCCGACATGGACATCGAGGTCCTCTCCGTGCCCTCGGCCGGTGGGCAGCCCGCGATCCCGTTCGTCGGCGTGTCCTCCTTCATGATCAACGCCAACTCCTCCTCCCCGCTCGCGGCGCGGGACCTGGCGCTCAACTACCTGTCGCAGCCCGAGGTCCAGCTCGAGCTGTTCTCCAACAACCAACGTCCCCCCGCCAACAAGGAGGCACTCGACAACATGGGCGATCCCGTGCTCGCCGAGTACGCCCGCATCGCCCAGGAGGACGGCGCCCCCATGCCGTCCATCCCGCAGATGGGTGCGGTGTGGAACTTCTGGGGCACCACGCAGAACGGCATCGTCACCGGTGCCCGCGACCCCGAGCAGCTGTGGGACAACATGATCACCAACATCGAGAGGGCGATTGAATCGTGA
- a CDS encoding ABC transporter ATP-binding protein encodes MATITLDHVDKLYPSGYHAITDANLDIRDGEFVILVGPSGCGKSTLLNMIAGLEDITGGELRFDDQVVNDLSARDRDIAMVFQSYALYPHMTVRENIEFPLKLSRMPKSEIQDKVAEVSASLGLDEYLDRKPAQLSGGQRQRVAMGRAIVRRPKVFLMDEPLSNLDAKLRVQMRAEIARLQQDLGVTTVYVTHDQTEAMTLGDRVVVMRKGVIQQAGSPDELYASPTNLFVASFIGSPSMNFMPGRLRGTVVSTGFGDIHLPDVLIDAASRATSESVILGLRPEAFDDAYLVAPEKRDQGLTISATLSLVESTGADRFVYFSPTEKEQPSEAAREAAREAGVDELGGELVARLTNATRVVTGDTMDLWFSPESLYLFDGETGDALRRDEVAVQ; translated from the coding sequence ATGGCCACCATCACCCTGGACCACGTGGACAAGCTGTACCCCAGCGGCTACCACGCCATCACCGACGCCAACCTCGACATCCGTGACGGCGAGTTCGTCATCCTCGTCGGGCCGTCGGGATGCGGAAAGTCCACGCTGCTCAACATGATCGCCGGGCTCGAGGACATCACCGGCGGCGAGCTGCGTTTCGACGACCAGGTCGTCAACGACCTCTCCGCCCGCGACCGCGACATCGCCATGGTCTTCCAGTCCTACGCCCTCTACCCGCACATGACGGTCCGCGAGAACATCGAGTTCCCGCTCAAGCTCTCCCGCATGCCCAAAAGCGAGATCCAGGACAAGGTCGCGGAGGTCTCCGCCTCCCTCGGCCTCGACGAGTACCTCGACCGCAAGCCCGCGCAGCTTTCGGGCGGTCAGCGCCAGCGCGTGGCCATGGGCCGCGCCATCGTCCGCCGCCCGAAGGTCTTCCTCATGGATGAGCCGCTGTCCAACCTCGACGCGAAGCTCCGCGTCCAGATGCGCGCCGAGATCGCCCGCCTCCAGCAGGACCTCGGTGTCACCACCGTCTACGTCACCCACGACCAGACCGAGGCCATGACCCTCGGCGACCGCGTCGTGGTCATGCGCAAGGGCGTCATCCAGCAGGCCGGCTCCCCCGATGAGCTGTACGCCTCCCCCACCAACCTCTTCGTGGCCAGCTTCATCGGCTCGCCGTCGATGAACTTCATGCCCGGCCGCCTGCGCGGCACGGTCGTCTCCACCGGTTTCGGTGACATCCACCTCCCGGACGTGCTTATCGACGCCGCCTCCCGCGCCACCTCCGAATCTGTCATTCTCGGCCTGCGCCCGGAGGCCTTCGACGACGCCTACCTCGTCGCCCCGGAGAAGCGCGACCAGGGCCTGACCATCTCCGCGACCCTCAGCCTGGTGGAATCCACCGGCGCCGACCGCTTCGTGTACTTCTCCCCGACGGAGAAGGAGCAGCCCAGCGAGGCCGCCCGCGAGGCCGCCCGGGAGGCCGGCGTCGATGAGCTCGGCGGCGAACTCGTCGCCCGCCTGACCAACGCCACCCGCGTGGTCACCGGCGACACCATGGACCTGTGGTTCAGCCCCGAATCCCTCTACCTCTTCGACGGTGAGACCGGCGACGCGCTCCGCAGGGATGAGGTGGCAGTCCAGTGA
- a CDS encoding ArsO family NAD(P)H-dependent flavin-containing monooxygenase, whose protein sequence is MRSEHEAIIIGGGQSGLATAYYLLRAGVDTLVLDDQPAPGGAWLHVWPSMTLFSTAEFSNLPGWPMPLYDGFPPAQHVVDYLTAYEQRYKIPVERPVRVDRIEHEEGIFRVRAGNKVWSAQNVVAATGTWSAPFVPNYPGTFRGTHWHSANYPGIEPFRGTRVAVVGGANSGAQIAAELTRVAEVTWYTRRPPRWMPDEVDGRVLFRRNRLRALAIQRGEPDPGADSDLGDIVALPEVRDARDTGRLQATPMFTSLDEVDADHLIWCTGFRPALGPVRRLLDGTTPRYSALHLVGYGDWTGPGAATITGVGPYAKQAAREIAESVGKVVK, encoded by the coding sequence ATGCGCAGCGAGCACGAGGCGATTATCATCGGCGGTGGTCAGTCCGGACTGGCCACCGCCTACTACCTGCTCAGGGCAGGGGTGGACACGCTGGTCCTCGATGACCAGCCGGCACCCGGCGGCGCCTGGCTGCACGTCTGGCCGTCGATGACGCTGTTCTCCACCGCGGAATTCTCCAACCTTCCGGGTTGGCCCATGCCGCTTTACGACGGTTTCCCCCCAGCCCAACACGTGGTGGATTACCTCACCGCCTACGAGCAGCGCTACAAAATCCCCGTGGAACGCCCCGTCCGGGTGGATCGCATCGAGCACGAGGAGGGGATCTTCCGCGTCCGGGCGGGTAATAAGGTCTGGTCAGCGCAGAATGTCGTTGCTGCGACCGGTACCTGGTCCGCTCCCTTCGTGCCGAACTACCCGGGCACCTTCCGCGGAACCCATTGGCATTCGGCCAACTATCCCGGCATCGAGCCTTTCCGGGGTACACGCGTCGCGGTGGTCGGTGGGGCGAACTCCGGTGCCCAGATCGCAGCGGAACTCACCCGCGTTGCCGAGGTCACCTGGTACACCCGCCGACCCCCACGCTGGATGCCCGATGAGGTCGACGGCCGGGTGCTGTTCCGCCGCAACCGCCTGCGCGCCCTGGCGATCCAGCGCGGGGAACCCGACCCCGGCGCGGACTCCGACCTGGGCGATATCGTGGCCCTCCCCGAGGTCCGCGATGCCCGCGACACCGGACGCCTACAGGCCACGCCCATGTTCACCTCACTCGATGAGGTTGATGCCGATCACCTGATCTGGTGCACCGGGTTCCGCCCCGCCCTTGGCCCGGTGCGCCGGCTTCTCGACGGCACCACCCCCCGCTATTCAGCCCTCCACCTGGTCGGTTACGGAGACTGGACAGGCCCCGGCGCGGCCACCATCACCGGAGTGGGCCCCTACGCCAAGCAGGCTGCCCGGGAGATCGCGGAGTCGGTGGGCAAGGTGGTGAAATAA
- a CDS encoding ArsR/SmtB family transcription factor — protein sequence MTSAQILPLTDLSDCCSLGTGPLDDDEADRYATLFKVLAEPMRLRILSQLAAGGCGPVSVNELTEMMGLSQPTISHHLKKMTEAGLLERTREGRSVIHRVKPELFAELRTVLQIG from the coding sequence ATGACCTCCGCGCAGATACTCCCCCTCACCGACCTCTCCGACTGCTGTTCACTGGGCACCGGTCCACTCGATGACGACGAGGCCGACCGCTACGCCACCCTGTTCAAGGTGCTGGCCGAACCGATGCGCCTGCGGATCCTTTCCCAACTGGCCGCCGGGGGCTGCGGGCCGGTCAGCGTCAACGAGCTCACCGAGATGATGGGCCTGAGTCAACCGACCATCTCCCACCATCTGAAGAAGATGACCGAGGCCGGCCTGCTGGAACGCACCCGCGAGGGACGAAGCGTCATCCACCGGGTCAAACCGGAGCTGTTCGCCGAGCTGCGCACCGTCCTGCAGATCGGTTAG
- the arsB gene encoding ACR3 family arsenite efflux transporter, whose amino-acid sequence MTAPTQTRAVPARISFLDRFLPIWIILAMATGLILGRSLPGLAPFLNSLEVGGISLPIALGLLVMMYPPLAKVRYHKTKEIAADKRLMTVSLLLNWVVGPAFMFALAWIFLPDQPELRTGLIIVGLARCIAMVLVWSDMSCADREATAVLVAINSIFQVLMFGVLGWFYLQVLPSWLGLETTSAEFSFWAIVSSVLVFLGIPLLAGAASRIIGEKVKGRDWYENKFIPAISPLALIGLLYTIVLLFSLQGEAITSQPLTVARMAAPLLIYFVGMFFISLAASKASGMNYAQSASVSFTAAGNNFELAIAVSIGTFGATSAQALAGTIGPMIEIPVLVGLVYTMLWLGPKLFPGDPTLPATTRPTTQHLASDKETIQS is encoded by the coding sequence ATGACTGCACCCACCCAGACCCGGGCCGTACCCGCCCGGATCTCCTTCCTCGACAGATTCCTCCCCATTTGGATCATCCTGGCCATGGCCACAGGCCTGATCCTGGGCAGGTCACTGCCCGGGCTGGCACCCTTCCTCAACTCCCTCGAGGTCGGCGGGATCTCCCTGCCGATCGCCCTCGGCCTGCTGGTGATGATGTACCCGCCACTGGCCAAGGTCCGTTATCACAAGACCAAGGAGATCGCCGCCGACAAACGCCTGATGACGGTCTCCCTCCTCCTCAACTGGGTGGTCGGGCCGGCCTTCATGTTCGCCCTGGCCTGGATCTTCCTGCCCGACCAGCCGGAGCTGCGCACCGGTTTGATCATCGTCGGCCTGGCGCGGTGTATCGCCATGGTGCTGGTCTGGTCGGATATGTCCTGCGCCGACCGCGAGGCCACCGCCGTGCTGGTTGCCATCAACTCGATCTTCCAGGTCCTCATGTTCGGTGTCCTCGGCTGGTTCTACCTGCAGGTGCTCCCGTCCTGGCTGGGGCTGGAGACCACCTCCGCAGAGTTCTCCTTCTGGGCGATCGTCAGCTCCGTGCTCGTCTTCCTCGGCATCCCGCTGCTGGCCGGTGCGGCATCCCGGATCATCGGTGAGAAGGTCAAGGGACGCGACTGGTACGAGAACAAGTTCATCCCCGCCATCTCCCCACTGGCGCTGATTGGCCTGTTGTACACCATCGTCCTGCTGTTCTCCCTGCAGGGCGAGGCGATCACCTCCCAGCCCCTGACCGTGGCCCGCATGGCTGCGCCACTGCTGATCTACTTCGTGGGCATGTTCTTCATCTCCCTGGCCGCCTCCAAGGCATCCGGCATGAACTACGCACAGTCCGCATCCGTGTCCTTCACCGCCGCGGGCAACAACTTCGAGCTGGCCATCGCCGTCTCGATCGGTACCTTCGGTGCGACCTCCGCCCAGGCGCTGGCCGGCACCATCGGACCGATGATCGAGATCCCCGTGCTGGTCGGCCTGGTCTACACCATGCTGTGGCTGGGCCCGAAGCTCTTCCCCGGTGATCCGACCCTGCCCGCCACCACCCGCCCCACCACTCAGCACCTCGCATCTGACAAGGAGACCATCCAATCATGA
- a CDS encoding low molecular weight phosphatase family protein — translation MSTTPSVLFVCVGNGGKSQMAAALAEKHAGDQLTIHSAGTKPGSKLNAQSVEAIAEVGADMSKGHPKGIDPQLLREVDRVVILGADAELEMPDDARGTLERWVTDEPSERGIEGVERMRLVRDDIDARVQKLVDELTHS, via the coding sequence ATGAGCACCACCCCTTCCGTCCTGTTCGTCTGCGTCGGCAACGGCGGCAAGTCCCAGATGGCCGCAGCGCTCGCCGAGAAGCACGCCGGCGACCAGCTCACCATCCACTCCGCCGGCACCAAGCCGGGTAGCAAACTCAACGCCCAGTCCGTCGAGGCGATCGCCGAGGTGGGCGCCGATATGTCGAAGGGCCACCCCAAGGGCATCGACCCGCAGCTGCTGCGCGAGGTCGACCGCGTCGTGATCCTCGGAGCCGACGCAGAGCTGGAGATGCCTGACGACGCCCGCGGCACCCTCGAGCGGTGGGTCACCGATGAGCCGTCGGAACGCGGCATCGAAGGTGTCGAGCGCATGCGCCTGGTGCGCGACGACATCGATGCCCGCGTGCAGAAGCTTGTCGACGAACTGACCCACTCATAG
- a CDS encoding arsenate reductase ArsC produces the protein MTTSSDTQPSVLFVCVHNAGRSQMAAAYLTELSGGRITVRSAGSEPRDQLNPVAVAAMAEDGIDMTSASPKILTTEAVQASDVVITMGCGDTCPIFPGKRYEDWELEDPAGKGIDDVRRIRDDIKHRITVLVDELLPS, from the coding sequence ATGACCACCTCTTCTGACACCCAGCCCAGCGTGTTGTTCGTCTGCGTCCACAACGCAGGCCGCTCCCAGATGGCCGCCGCCTACCTCACTGAACTCTCCGGCGGACGTATCACCGTCCGTTCAGCAGGATCGGAGCCCCGCGATCAGCTCAACCCCGTCGCCGTGGCGGCCATGGCTGAGGATGGCATCGACATGACCTCCGCCAGCCCGAAGATCCTCACCACCGAGGCGGTCCAGGCTTCCGACGTGGTGATCACCATGGGCTGCGGGGACACCTGCCCGATCTTCCCCGGCAAGCGCTATGAGGACTGGGAGCTAGAGGATCCGGCGGGGAAGGGCATCGACGATGTCCGCCGCATCCGCGACGACATCAAGCACCGGATCACCGTGCTTGTCGACGAGCTCCTCCCTTCCTGA
- a CDS encoding three-helix bundle dimerization domain-containing protein has translation MTTQTPPLHTNLLKRISGELASTYQGVFSPETIERYIFESYTSLARTAKVHDYLPVLAERFAKDRLRALALAEGKIATPAPQVLFVCVHNAGRSQIAAALLSSYAGDAVEVRSAGSLPSSEIPDVVVDVLAERGIDLAGAFPKPLTDDVVRGADYVITMGCGDVCPIYPGKHYLDWDLADPKDETPERVRAIVDEVDERVRGLWETIQR, from the coding sequence ATGACAACCCAGACCCCGCCCCTGCACACCAATCTCCTGAAGCGCATCTCCGGCGAACTCGCCAGTACCTACCAGGGGGTGTTCTCCCCGGAGACCATCGAACGCTATATCTTCGAGTCCTACACCAGCCTGGCACGTACCGCGAAGGTGCATGATTACCTCCCGGTGCTGGCGGAACGTTTCGCCAAGGACCGACTCCGGGCACTGGCGCTGGCCGAGGGGAAGATCGCCACCCCGGCTCCCCAGGTCCTCTTCGTGTGTGTCCACAACGCCGGACGATCTCAGATCGCCGCGGCTCTGCTGTCGTCCTATGCCGGTGATGCGGTTGAGGTCCGTTCCGCAGGCTCCCTGCCCAGCTCCGAGATTCCAGATGTTGTGGTCGATGTCCTCGCCGAACGAGGCATTGATCTCGCCGGTGCCTTCCCCAAACCACTGACCGATGATGTGGTCCGCGGCGCGGATTACGTCATCACCATGGGCTGCGGGGACGTATGTCCCATCTACCCCGGTAAGCACTACCTGGACTGGGACCTGGCTGACCCCAAGGATGAAACCCCTGAGCGGGTGCGTGCCATTGTTGACGAGGTCGATGAGCGAGTGCGCGGGCTGTGGGAGACCATCCAGCGCTGA
- the nrdF gene encoding class 1b ribonucleoside-diphosphate reductase subunit beta: MTNQLLTPAEYAAGDVFPIEGINWDHIPDQVDMDIWNRLTTNFWLPEKIPVSNDIQKWNSMSEAEHLATLRVFTGLTLLDTIQGTVGAVSMIPDATTHHEEAVLTNISFMESVHAKSYSNIFMTLASTPEINEAFRWSRHNEHLQYKAKRILDYYQQDSTPARKKIASVMLESLLFYSGFYLPLRMASIGKLTNTADVIRLIIRDEAIHGYYIGYKYQKHIATLSPEKQATNHDEAVELLLDLYDNELEYTRHVYDDLGWSEDVSAFLRYNANKAMQNLGYESIFPVDQCKFDPGVMTSLDPSSNENHDFFSGSGSSYVIGDVEATSDEDWDF; this comes from the coding sequence ATGACCAACCAACTGCTCACCCCCGCGGAATATGCCGCCGGTGATGTATTCCCCATTGAGGGCATCAACTGGGATCACATCCCCGACCAGGTCGACATGGACATCTGGAACCGCCTGACCACCAACTTCTGGCTCCCGGAGAAGATCCCGGTGTCCAATGACATTCAGAAGTGGAACAGCATGTCCGAGGCGGAGCACCTGGCCACCCTGCGGGTGTTCACCGGCCTGACCCTCCTGGACACCATCCAGGGAACCGTCGGTGCGGTCTCCATGATCCCGGATGCCACCACCCACCATGAGGAGGCGGTGCTGACCAACATCTCCTTCATGGAGTCGGTCCACGCCAAGTCCTACTCCAATATCTTCATGACCCTGGCCTCCACCCCGGAGATCAACGAGGCCTTTCGGTGGTCCAGGCACAACGAGCACCTGCAGTACAAGGCCAAGCGGATCCTCGACTACTACCAGCAGGATTCCACCCCGGCGCGCAAGAAGATCGCTAGCGTCATGTTGGAATCACTGCTGTTCTACAGTGGTTTCTACCTGCCGCTGCGCATGGCGTCGATCGGCAAACTCACCAACACCGCCGATGTCATCCGTCTGATCATCCGCGATGAGGCGATCCACGGTTACTACATCGGGTACAAGTACCAGAAGCACATCGCCACCCTCTCCCCCGAGAAGCAGGCCACCAACCACGATGAGGCGGTGGAACTGCTGCTGGACCTGTACGACAACGAGCTGGAGTACACCCGCCACGTCTACGATGACCTGGGCTGGAGCGAGGACGTCTCCGCGTTCCTGCGCTACAACGCCAACAAGGCCATGCAGAACCTCGGGTATGAATCCATCTTCCCGGTCGACCAGTGCAAGTTCGACCCGGGTGTCATGACCTCCCTCGACCCCTCCAGCAATGAGAACCACGACTTCTTCAGTGGTTCCGGCTCCTCCTACGTCATCGGTGACGTGGAGGCGACCAGCGACGAGGACTGGGACTTCTAA
- a CDS encoding vitamin K epoxide reductase family protein gives MSTPAPATVSSHQPQPPKPPTWLGWVLLIGGIIGLICSVIIMAEKLTLLENPNYVTSCDINEVISCGSVMKSGQASAFGIPNPLFGIAGFAVVAGIGASILAGARFRGWFWFLAEIGLLLATLFVHWLAYQSMFVIRALCPYCMVVWAVTIIMFVIVTAWNVKTYSGYDNGAVRGLYKSQAAIAVGWLLVIAAIAAWQFRFYF, from the coding sequence GTGTCCACCCCAGCACCCGCCACCGTGTCATCTCACCAGCCCCAGCCCCCCAAGCCCCCCACCTGGCTGGGCTGGGTGCTGCTCATCGGAGGCATCATCGGCCTGATCTGTTCGGTGATCATCATGGCTGAGAAGCTCACCCTGCTGGAAAACCCCAACTATGTCACCAGCTGCGACATCAATGAGGTCATCTCCTGCGGCAGCGTGATGAAGTCCGGCCAGGCCTCCGCCTTCGGCATCCCCAACCCACTGTTCGGCATCGCCGGTTTCGCGGTCGTCGCCGGCATCGGGGCCAGCATCCTTGCCGGGGCCCGGTTCCGTGGCTGGTTCTGGTTCCTCGCCGAGATCGGCCTGCTCCTGGCCACCCTGTTCGTCCACTGGCTGGCGTATCAGTCCATGTTCGTCATCCGCGCGCTGTGCCCGTACTGCATGGTCGTCTGGGCCGTCACCATCATCATGTTCGTCATCGTGACCGCCTGGAATGTGAAAACCTACAGCGGTTATGACAACGGCGCGGTCCGCGGCCTCTACAAATCCCAGGCCGCCATCGCCGTGGGTTGGCTGCTGGTCATCGCCGCCATAGCGGCCTGGCAGTTCCGCTTCTACTTCTAG